The proteins below are encoded in one region of Hemiscyllium ocellatum isolate sHemOce1 unplaced genomic scaffold, sHemOce1.pat.X.cur. scaffold_2207_pat_ctg1, whole genome shotgun sequence:
- the LOC132811441 gene encoding sialic acid-binding Ig-like lectin 15 produces the protein MMKSLYICLSAVLLSVSVQGHTDSANGWSMTIADEVRAEEGGSAVLPCSFTHPDTHLTLTGSILWCKEESRSFIFKCTYSGPDHSQGELCENVRQRDGGNRFRFVGSLTNKDASVMMEGLSREDVGFYRCRVELNIGNFQTWYGTRLEVEAAQGNVSVVSGTEGDSVTLPCIFSRWYYPPLSTVTWMRKEPCQHIVTFTAQSQGTWTTGHGGNRYELIGNPEEGNASTRINQLSVRDNHTYLCLVEYSSNLILSI, from the exons ATGATGAAGTCCCTCTACATTTGTCTTTCTGCAGTCCTCCTGTCAGTCTCAGTGCAGGGTCACA cGGATTCTGCTAATGGTTGGTCAATGACAATCGCAGATGAAGTGAGGGCTGAGGAAGGAGGCTCCGCTGTCTTACCCTGCAGCTTCACCCACCCTGACACTCACCTCACACTCACCGGCTCTATCTTATGGTGCAAGGAGGAATCACGGTCTTTTATCTTTAAGTGTACATATTCTGGTCCAGACCATTCCCAGGGTGagctgtgtgagaatgtgagacaGCGGGACGGTGGGAATCGATTCAGATTCGTGGGGAGTCTCACCAACAAAGATGCCTCAGTAATGATGGAGGGACTGAGCCGGGAGGATGTTGGTTTCTATCGGTGTCGTGTGGAGCTCAATATCGGCAACTTTCAAACATGGTATGGAACACGCCTGgaagtggaag CTGCTCAAGGAAATGTCTCAGTggtgagtgggacagagggagattCAGTTACTTTACCCTGTATCTTCAGTCGCTGGTACTACCCTCCCCTGTCCACTGTTACCTGGATGAGGAAGGAGCCCTGCCAACACATCGTTACATTTACAGCCCAATCACAGGGAACTTGGACAACTGGACACGGTGGAAATCGGTACGAGCTCATCGGGAACCCAGAGGAGGGAAACGCCTCGACCAGGATAAACCAGCTGAGTGTGAGGGACAATCACACTTACCTGTGTCTGGTGGAATACAGTTCGAACCTGATTCTCAGTATCTGA